Sequence from the Agarivorans sp. Alg241-V36 genome:
CTTGCCGGCTACTGCGTCGTTAATCGCTTGGCGATAAACTTGGGCAGTACGCGCACAATAGTAGAAAGACTTAGTACGGCCTTCAATTTTAAGCGAGTGCACACCCATTTTAGTTAAGCGTTCTACGTGTTGAATAGCTCGTAGGTCTTTTGAGTTCATGATGTAAGTGCCGTGCTCGTCTTCAAAGGCTGGCATGTACTCGTTAGGGCGACCTTGTTCTTGCAGTAAGAATACTTGGTCGCTTGGCGCGCCTGCACCCAAAGTAGGTTCAACCACTTGTGGCTGAGCTGCGATAATATCACCCACTTCGTTTTCTTTGGCTTCGTGTGCGTTGTACTTCCAACGGCAAGAGTTGGTACAAGTACCTTGGTTTGGATCGCGCTTATTAATGTAGCCCGATAACAAACAGCGGCCAGAGTAGGCCATACATAATGCGCCATGTACAAATACTTCAAGCTCCATTTCTGGCACTTGCATACGAATCTCTTCGATTTCGTCTAGCGACAGTTCGCGCGACAAAATCACACGCTCTACACCTTGTTGGTGCCAAAACTTAACGGTAGCCCAGTTAATCGCGTTGGCTTGAACCGACAAGTGAATAGTTTGATCTGGGAAGGCTTCGCGCACCATCATAATCATGCCAGGATCAGACATGATTAAGGCGTCTGGTTTCATGGCAATAATTGGCTCAATATCGCGTAGGTAGGTTTTTAGCTTGGCATTGTGCGGGGCAATGTTGCTTACCATGTAGAGCTTTTTGTTTTGCGCGTGGGCTTCGTTTATCGCTAGCTGAAGGTTCTCGGCATTAAATTCGTTGTTACGAACACGCAATGAGTAACGAGGCTGGCCAGCGTATACCGCATCTGCGCCATAGGCAAAAGCGTAACGCATATTCTTAAGGCTGCCAGCGGGTGACAGTAATTCTGGTGTAAACATCAAAGCTCCGGGTCTGAGTCGAATCATTGAGGAAGGCTGCGAGCAGCACAATAAGGGCGCGCATTTTACGCTTAGCGAGCGGGGCTTGCAATGGTTTTGCTTAAAAAATCACCAACCTTAAGCAAGTATCTAATACTATGTTAATGGTTGGTGAAATAGGTAAGTAACTGTGAGGACTTAGCTGGTTAATTCGCCGCCTAAGGCTGCGATAAGATCAGGGATCATTTTGGTTAGTTCGCCGCTGGCTAGCGCGAAGTCTGCGTCGAAGCGCGCCGCTACATCACTTTTCTCAATGTCTTCGTTTTGTTCGGTGATGGTATCGGTGAACTTAACGCCTTTAATGCTCATGTCTTCGCTAATTAAGAAACGAATCGAATCCGCCCAAGTAAGCTCTAGCTTGGTCACAAACTTGTCGGCATCTAGGTGCACTTTAATTTCGTCGCTGAACAGGTCTTGTTCTTTACAACGAATAATACCGCCGCCTTCAAGCGCGCTGCGTAGTTCGGCTTCTTCACCTAATTCAAAATTGGCTGGAATGGCTTTTTCGTTTAGCCAGTCAGTCATGGTTACGTCGGCTTGATTAGCTAGTTTAATGGGTGTAACAGGCAGGCTGCCTAAAGATTTACGTAATAAAGAAATCACTTCTTCAGCTTTTTTAGCGCTACCGGCATCAACCGCAATAAGGTTGTTGTCTGGGCTTACCCATGCGTAAGTTAGGCTAGTACGTGAAAATGCACGAGGCAGAAGAGTCATCACTATCTCTTCTTTAAGGGCATCTTTCTCGGCTTTTTTAAGCGGACGTTGTTGCTCTTGCTCAATCAGCTCGATTTTATCGGCTAAGGTATCGCGAATTACCGATGCAGGTAGCATCTTCTCTTCTTTTTTAGCACATACCAAGTATTCGTTACCAATCACATGCGTAAGGCTTTGACCAAATTTGCCCATTGGGGTTACCCAGCCAAATTTGCTTAAGTCTTGGCTTCCGCAAGGGGTAAAGCTTAGCTCGCCTAAAGTAGCGTCTAGCTTCTCTGGCTCGAGCTCTAGCTCTTTGGTAATGCGAAACAACATTAGATTTTTAAACCACATAACGGAATAGCTCTTTAATAAATTTGGGGCGCTATTCTACCAAAACTGATTGACTTGTCAGGTTGCAATGTCGGTTTTTTTGCATCGCTTTGTGAATACAACATTTGATCTTGATAATTGAGAAAAGCAAGGCGAATAGTGGCGAAGTAGTCGAATTAGTTCGAGCTGAAAATGCATCAATGCCGATTGGTTTGGGATGTCGTTAATCTGCTGGTGCTTGGTATGAACGATACTTCCCAGCTAAGCTAGTGAAAATTGAAGCGAAAAACGGTAAGCATGCATGAACACTAAATCACCTTTGGCGATGACTCTTTCTTCAGTATTTCTTATTGCAACGCTTGCTTTACCTTTATCGGTTGCCTCAGCTAACGGCACTAGCAATTACAGTGGCTCGGGTACAATAACCCAAGGCCTAGCGAAAACCATTGAAGCGAACCTTTTTGAGTGCAAAAACGGCCGAAGCCGAGTGGCTGGTATCGGTGAAGTTACTGATTCAGCAGATAAGAAATGGACGGTTCCGGCTAGCAATAACTATGCTACTGCTGCAAAGGCTGTCGACTTATATGAAGAATGTGCAAACGTTACTCCTAGTAGCATCGCAGAGGTCGACCAAAATTCCACTCCTGTGGTGGTGGTTGACTCTGAGGGAGAAGAAATAACCGGCTACATTTTTGCCGACAACTACTTTGAGCTCTACATCAATGGCACACTAATCGCGGTTGATAGCGTGCCTTTCACACCATTTAACTCCAGTATCGTGAAATTTAAGGTCAGCAGACCTTATACCATTGCGGTTAAAGTGATTGATTGGGAAGAGAACCTAGGGCTAGGTTCTGAGAATAACCGAGGCAAAGACTTTCACCCTGGTGATGGAGGCTTTATTGCTAGCTTTAGTGACGGAACCGTTACCAATGCAGACTGGCTAGCTCAAAACTATTACACATCGCCGATTTATGATCTTAACTGTTTACATGAAGTAGCAGGAAAGCGCTTGTCTGATAGCTGCACAACCCAAGGTACTGATGAAGGGCAAGATGCTTACGCGGTGCATTGGGAAACGCCAAGCAACTGGATGGCGCAAGCCTTTGACGCTAGTGCTTGGCCACTGGCGAGCTTATACACAGAAGCTGAAATTGGTGTAAATAACAAAAAAGCCTATATGAACTTTATAGATAAGTTCAGTGGGGCAGGGGCAAGCTTTATTTGGTCAACAAATGTGGTGCTCGATAATCAAGTGCTTCTGCGGTACCAAGTTAAGTAGATCCTGATATGAAAGTAGCTAGAGTTGGCCGGCGCATATAGCGCTGGCGGTATTCTTTGCGATGTTTAGTCATTTAGTTTGGCTTGATTCAGAAGAATTTATCTAGGTAATACTAGCTTTTCTCATCATATTCTTTTCTCGCCCGGTTAATCTCTTCTTGATGCTGGTCAGCCCAAGATACCAGCTGGTACAAGGGCTTCACGAGATCTTTTCCCATTTCTTTCAGCGCATACTCTACGCGTACTGGTACTTCGGGATACACCGTTCTGATTACGTAACCTTCTCGCTCTAAATCTCGAAGAGTTTGGGTCAACATGCGTTGAGAAATACCTTCCACTCTTGATTTGAGAGCATTGAAGCGCTCTGGTCCATCTACTAATGCGAAGAGAATGAGCAGCGACCATTTGTCACCTATTTGAGCCACAACGTTGCGTACTGGACAGCTCGCATCGTTGTAAAAAATACGTCTTGTTGATGTTGTTTTTTCTGCCACTTTAATCATTCCTGCCTATTTGGGGAATCTAGATACCGGTTACCAAAAACTGCCTAACTAAGCATTTTGTGCCTTCTTGTTTTGTAGGTTACTAATAATTACCATGGTTATCAATGTATACTTAATTGGCACAACAGCTACTGGAGTCACCTATGTTTAAAGTACTTACCTCGTTTATTCTGCTATTCATGAGCACAATGGTATTTGCCCAGCCAAAAGACACCTTGGTCATTGATTTATCTTCTCTCAAGAAAGCTAGTTGGACGGAACAAGAACTCGCCAATGCAGAGTTAATAACTGACTTCGTTCAAAACCTCATGAACAATCACGATTTCGACTACGTTAAGCAACACTACAACGACAGTGCTTACGTGCAGCACAATAGAAACTTACCTGACAAAGTAACCGGTTTGGTTAGCTTCCTTGAGGAGTTTGTCGAAGATTATCCCGAATACACCTACGACGTTAAACACATCTACGTTGACGGTGATTACGTGATTTTCCACTCTCACGCCACCTTAGAAAGAGAAGACAGAGGAAACGACCAAAAAGGGATGAACATAATCGATACTTGGCGCATTGAAGAGGGACGAATTGTTGAGCACTGGGATTCGATTCAAGCGCTCGACTTCTCTATGCGGGTATATTCCCTGATTAGCGGCGGCGATATTGAAAACTCAAATGGTGTTTTTTAACTAAAAACTGGAGGCGTTGAGGGGCTTGTTCTTTATCGGTAGCGCTTAACTCAAATTGGCCGCTTATCGGTTTTAGACTCAAGCTCTTTAGCCATCCAAGGCATAAAAACACTTCCCCAAAAAAATAAGTATCCTTTTGCCGCTTCATGCGTGTTGTTAATAGAGGTGTATTTTTTAGGGCTGGTTATGTTCGACATTTTCACACAATTAGCAGATAGCTTGGTATTTTCGCTTATGGGCTTAGAACCAGGCTCTCCGCTAGCTATTGGCATCCATTTTTTTATTGAAGACACTACAAAGATTCTGAGTCTTTTAGTGGTGCTAATTTATTTCATTTCGTTTATCCGCGCCGCGCTTAGTACCGAAAAAGTTCGAGATTACCTAAAAGGTAAAAATAGGGGAGTCGGCTACGTTCTAGGGGCGATGTTTGGCGCTATTACGCCTTTTTGTTCTTGTAGTTCTATTCCACTTTTTATGGGCTTTGTGTCTGCCCGCATTCCTATCGGTATCACCATCGCGTTCTTGATCACTTCTCCTTTAATCAATGAGGTTGTAGTTATTATGCTAGGAAGCATTCTTGGGCTTAGATTTACGGTGATGTATATCGTTATAGGTTTAGCATTGGGAATTTTGGCCGGCCTATTGCTGGATATGCTTAGAGCCCACCGTTGGTTACAGCCGTTTCTTGCCAAAGCCTATTTGCAAGATGAGAGCAGTTGCCCAAACAACACCAACAACAGTTATGTTGAATTGAATTTCCAGCAACGCCATCAATTTGCGGTGAATGAAACAAGCACAATCGTAAAACGTATTTGGAAGTGGGTGATTATAGGTGTTGGCATTGGCGCTTTTATTCACGGATTTGTACCCGCCCAATGGTTTGAGCAAAACCTAGCAGAGGGGCAGTGGTGGACAGTACCGTTGGCAACTCTTAGTGCCATTCCTATTTACACCAACGCTTCTGGTGTGGTGCCGATAATGGCCTCATTGATTGATAAAGGCATGCCTTTAGGTACTACTTTGGCTTTTTGTATGGGCGCGGTCGCGGTGAGTTTGCCCGAATTTATGATGCTCAAGCAAGTGATGGAATACCGCTTACTTGCTTGGATAACCGGATATTTATTTGTTGCTATCTCAATAGTGGGGTGGCTATTTAATGCTTATTATTAACAACATATTGGGTGGAAAATGAAAACAGTGCAAGTATATGGGACCGGGTGCAAAAACTGTGTAGTGACTGCAGAACGCATTACACAAGTCGCTGAAGAACTTGGCTTACAGGTTGAAGTTGAAAAGGTGACAGGGCTTGAAGATATTATGAAGGCAGGGGTAATGAGTACTCCGGGGCTAGCTGTGAATGGTAGGATAGTACACTCAGGTTCGGTTCCTACAATTGAGCAGGTTCAACAGTTACTGGCCTAATATTGAATTCGAGATTACACCGTTTTAAACGGGTGGCTAGCCTAGTGTTTTACTCCTAAGGTTTAAAAATGAAATGCTTAATGAAAGCGTGGGATGAATCTGAATCCCTGCTCTATAACTGGTTGTTGAAGCAGACACAAAATCAGCATGAAACTGAAGATGTAATGCAAGAGGTTTTCCTTAAAGCAATGCGTAATAGCGAGCGCTTTTGCTCGCTAAAGGATGGCAAGTCTTGGCTGTTTAAAGTGACTAAAAATCAATTTATTGACCACTGGCGTCGCAAGATTGACATTGAAGATATTGATGACTTAGAAGCCATAGACAACAGCTTGCCGGTAATGGAACAGCTGCAAAGCTGTTTGCCTCGAATTTTGCCAAAACTCTCCAGCCATCACCGGCATGTTATCGAGTTCTGCGACTTAAATGGCATGGCGCAAGCACAATACGCCAAGCAAAATGGCTTGAGCTTAACGGCAACTAAAGCACGACTTAGGCGAGCTAGGATAGAGCTAAAACAGATCTTAGTGACAGAGTGTCAGGTCTCGCAAAACACGACAGGCGTATGTCATTTTAAACGCGCTCAATAAACCGAAGCTTGCACGCGTTAGCTTTTAATTGTTGATCAGTGTTGGTGCGGGGAAATGTTGGCTGTTGAGCAGGAGTGCTTTGCTGCTAGTTGCTCCATCTTTCATAATTAATTGACTTATAAGTAATTAATTTTCATTTGCCTTCGTTTTAATCAGTATTATGGGTATTTTGTCGTTAGAGCTTTAGTCTGCTGTATTTGTCTTGCTAAGAATTATTGATTAGTTAATGCGCAATTTTTGTTAGTAGGCTGTGATCTTCATCGTTTATAAGCGTACAAAATTCGATCTAATTCACACCGAGATTCTGTGTTAGTTACCATACTGTTGGTCTGGATTAACTGTAATGGTTTTACTCATTGAACTCTTTTACTAATGCTGCAGGTTTAACCCTGAGAAAAGCAGAGCAGAACGATTACGAAGATATAGGCGAGATTTGGCTGTCTGCCAGTTTACGTGCCCACGATTTTTTACCCAGCAAATATTGGTGGGAGCGCCAAGATGCCTTGCAACGTTTGTATCAATTTAAATCAGAGGTGTGGGTGGCTGAAGTCGCAGGTGAGGTGTGTGGCTTTTTAGCTTTAATGGAAGAAAAACTCGTTGCCTTGTTTGTTGCGCCACAATGGCAGCGTAAAGGAATTGGCACTCAATTATTGGAGTTGGCGAAAAGCTTGCGTTCTCACTTGGT
This genomic interval carries:
- the yegQ gene encoding tRNA 5-hydroxyuridine modification protein YegQ, with the protein product MFTPELLSPAGSLKNMRYAFAYGADAVYAGQPRYSLRVRNNEFNAENLQLAINEAHAQNKKLYMVSNIAPHNAKLKTYLRDIEPIIAMKPDALIMSDPGMIMMVREAFPDQTIHLSVQANAINWATVKFWHQQGVERVILSRELSLDEIEEIRMQVPEMELEVFVHGALCMAYSGRCLLSGYINKRDPNQGTCTNSCRWKYNAHEAKENEVGDIIAAQPQVVEPTLGAGAPSDQVFLLQEQGRPNEYMPAFEDEHGTYIMNSKDLRAIQHVERLTKMGVHSLKIEGRTKSFYYCARTAQVYRQAINDAVAGKPFDPSLMGTLENLAHRGYTEGFLRRHTHDEYQNYDYGYSVSDTQQFVGEVAGRNAAGLAEVTVKNKFVLGDTLELMTPQGNLNFKLEHLENKKGELIDDAKGSGHTVFLPVPENVDLNHALIMRNLQSGQDTRNPHQAGEVKA
- the rdgC gene encoding recombination-associated protein RdgC translates to MWFKNLMLFRITKELELEPEKLDATLGELSFTPCGSQDLSKFGWVTPMGKFGQSLTHVIGNEYLVCAKKEEKMLPASVIRDTLADKIELIEQEQQRPLKKAEKDALKEEIVMTLLPRAFSRTSLTYAWVSPDNNLIAVDAGSAKKAEEVISLLRKSLGSLPVTPIKLANQADVTMTDWLNEKAIPANFELGEEAELRSALEGGGIIRCKEQDLFSDEIKVHLDADKFVTKLELTWADSIRFLISEDMSIKGVKFTDTITEQNEDIEKSDVAARFDADFALASGELTKMIPDLIAALGGELTS
- a CDS encoding helix-turn-helix domain-containing protein; the protein is MIKVAEKTTSTRRIFYNDASCPVRNVVAQIGDKWSLLILFALVDGPERFNALKSRVEGISQRMLTQTLRDLEREGYVIRTVYPEVPVRVEYALKEMGKDLVKPLYQLVSWADQHQEEINRARKEYDEKS
- a CDS encoding nuclear transport factor 2 family protein, producing the protein MFKVLTSFILLFMSTMVFAQPKDTLVIDLSSLKKASWTEQELANAELITDFVQNLMNNHDFDYVKQHYNDSAYVQHNRNLPDKVTGLVSFLEEFVEDYPEYTYDVKHIYVDGDYVIFHSHATLEREDRGNDQKGMNIIDTWRIEEGRIVEHWDSIQALDFSMRVYSLISGGDIENSNGVF
- a CDS encoding permease; translated protein: MFDIFTQLADSLVFSLMGLEPGSPLAIGIHFFIEDTTKILSLLVVLIYFISFIRAALSTEKVRDYLKGKNRGVGYVLGAMFGAITPFCSCSSIPLFMGFVSARIPIGITIAFLITSPLINEVVVIMLGSILGLRFTVMYIVIGLALGILAGLLLDMLRAHRWLQPFLAKAYLQDESSCPNNTNNSYVELNFQQRHQFAVNETSTIVKRIWKWVIIGVGIGAFIHGFVPAQWFEQNLAEGQWWTVPLATLSAIPIYTNASGVVPIMASLIDKGMPLGTTLAFCMGAVAVSLPEFMMLKQVMEYRLLAWITGYLFVAISIVGWLFNAYY
- a CDS encoding thioredoxin family protein, with the translated sequence MKTVQVYGTGCKNCVVTAERITQVAEELGLQVEVEKVTGLEDIMKAGVMSTPGLAVNGRIVHSGSVPTIEQVQQLLA
- a CDS encoding sigma-70 family RNA polymerase sigma factor, translating into MKCLMKAWDESESLLYNWLLKQTQNQHETEDVMQEVFLKAMRNSERFCSLKDGKSWLFKVTKNQFIDHWRRKIDIEDIDDLEAIDNSLPVMEQLQSCLPRILPKLSSHHRHVIEFCDLNGMAQAQYAKQNGLSLTATKARLRRARIELKQILVTECQVSQNTTGVCHFKRAQ
- a CDS encoding GNAT family N-acetyltransferase codes for the protein MNSFTNAAGLTLRKAEQNDYEDIGEIWLSASLRAHDFLPSKYWWERQDALQRLYQFKSEVWVAEVAGEVCGFLALMEEKLVALFVAPQWQRKGIGTQLLELAKSLRSHLVLHLFADNSQAFSFYLRHRFQVVWQRPERYTGYSLVHMGFNLQPAMVEEPVPAS